A genomic window from Pelagicoccus albus includes:
- a CDS encoding energy transducer TonB gives MFRHFRQFSSSLCLLLVWVSSPLGAEEKTDGEIVPPVAIYKVDPTHPPELYSRGVEGEAIIIASVDMFGTVVDPMVDRATHEEFGLAAMIACSEWIFEPATKNGVPIAIRVKIPFDFKIAFEHKLNVEMGREVFKEIDVPIIPSFELDQSPTLSFMPAFAEFYPDELINTGKTSAVSVEFVINPEGNVMNPRIVSTSTPGFEEAAMRAVSHIKYKPIRVDGQAVYVSLMIPIQFSQ, from the coding sequence ATGTTTCGCCATTTTCGCCAGTTTAGCTCCAGCCTATGCCTGCTTCTTGTTTGGGTCTCATCACCTTTGGGCGCAGAGGAAAAGACCGACGGGGAGATCGTACCGCCCGTCGCGATCTACAAAGTGGACCCCACACACCCTCCCGAGCTCTATTCACGCGGCGTCGAAGGCGAGGCCATAATAATCGCGTCGGTCGACATGTTCGGCACAGTCGTCGACCCAATGGTCGACAGAGCCACCCACGAAGAGTTTGGTCTGGCCGCTATGATCGCTTGCTCGGAATGGATTTTCGAGCCGGCTACCAAAAACGGCGTGCCCATCGCGATCCGAGTGAAAATCCCTTTCGATTTCAAAATAGCTTTCGAACACAAACTAAACGTCGAGATGGGTCGCGAAGTCTTCAAGGAAATCGACGTTCCGATCATTCCCTCCTTCGAGCTGGATCAGTCCCCTACCTTGAGCTTTATGCCTGCCTTCGCGGAGTTCTATCCGGATGAGCTGATAAACACCGGCAAGACCTCAGCCGTTAGCGTCGAATTCGTCATCAATCCAGAGGGTAACGTCATGAACCCAAGAATCGTCTCCACCTCGACTCCGGGATTCGAAGAAGCGGCCATGCGGGCGGTTAGCCATATCAAATACAAGCCCATCCGAGTAGACGGACAAGCCGTCTACGTTTCCTTGATGATTCCCATCCAGTTCTCGCAATAG
- a CDS encoding response regulator: protein MVREIPERSTLARIYRQLSIRKKLVLLITSVAGFVTIFSILFSFIVEYNLFKERLLEEYQVTTRMTASNLAVAVAFNDPLDADDVLSVLSVQSHIESAAIYKPDGSLFTSYQNSTPKRQPSLADFESTVGFYDHALVVKEPIEFNESTAAFLVLKADLGELRAFQLGRSWVFVIIIALSLSAAVFLATTVGNHVAKPIIQLAATTRRITEDHDVSTRQVKTSYDETGQLVDAFNEMMEEIEKRSDALVHAKEKAEASSRAKDDFLSVISHELRTPLNPIIGYVEILLRNAHEGENRRQLGLIKQYSEHLQGLIDRVIDFSLFERGEVSLTPEPVNYQRLCANAVSLLETQASEKQIQLLYQHETDRPDSVLLDTLSLDRVKLQQVVLNLLANALKFTEEGSITLKTALFCDQADQTILRIEVVDTGIGIATQDRDTVFKPFSQIDVSLTRQYSGMGLGLAITQRIVEAMGGKIDFDSEKDEGSTFWLEIPVTPTSEQDTDPSLAPSIIENESEDKGRVLLVDDQLVNLELGESMLESTGHQVVRAQSGFEAIELAKAERFNLIILDIKMPRMNGYETARALRKIDNVGATTPIIAMTAHVTSRGNEECLEAGMNDALTKPFNTERLNFILSKWLRSG from the coding sequence ATGGTAAGAGAAATTCCTGAAAGATCGACTCTAGCCCGTATTTATCGGCAGCTCTCCATTCGCAAGAAACTGGTCTTGCTGATAACAAGCGTCGCAGGTTTCGTAACTATATTCTCGATACTTTTCTCGTTCATCGTGGAGTACAACCTCTTCAAAGAACGCTTGCTGGAAGAGTACCAAGTAACAACTCGCATGACTGCCTCGAATTTGGCTGTAGCGGTTGCTTTCAACGATCCCCTCGATGCGGATGATGTCCTTTCGGTACTGTCCGTGCAGAGCCATATCGAATCCGCCGCCATCTACAAACCCGACGGTAGCCTATTTACTTCCTACCAAAACTCGACTCCTAAACGCCAACCTAGCCTAGCAGACTTTGAGTCGACGGTGGGCTTCTATGATCACGCCCTCGTGGTGAAAGAGCCCATCGAATTCAACGAAAGCACCGCCGCATTCCTCGTCCTAAAGGCAGACCTTGGCGAACTGAGAGCCTTCCAACTCGGTAGAAGCTGGGTGTTTGTGATCATCATCGCTCTATCTCTATCTGCTGCTGTTTTCCTAGCGACAACTGTCGGCAATCATGTAGCCAAACCAATCATACAGCTTGCGGCGACCACCCGAAGAATAACCGAAGATCACGACGTATCGACTCGGCAGGTAAAGACGAGCTACGACGAAACGGGGCAACTAGTCGATGCCTTCAACGAAATGATGGAGGAAATCGAAAAGCGGTCGGACGCACTCGTGCACGCGAAAGAAAAAGCCGAAGCATCCAGCCGAGCAAAAGACGACTTCCTTTCAGTTATTAGCCATGAACTCCGCACTCCATTGAATCCTATTATTGGATACGTGGAGATACTTCTTCGCAACGCTCATGAAGGAGAAAACCGGAGACAGTTAGGACTCATAAAACAATACTCCGAACACCTCCAGGGATTGATAGACCGTGTCATCGATTTCAGCCTCTTCGAAAGAGGTGAAGTTAGCCTGACTCCAGAACCCGTTAACTACCAAAGACTCTGTGCGAACGCGGTATCGCTGCTCGAGACTCAAGCGAGCGAAAAACAAATCCAACTTCTCTACCAACACGAAACAGACCGACCCGACTCGGTTCTATTGGACACACTATCCCTTGATCGAGTTAAGCTTCAGCAGGTTGTACTAAATCTGCTAGCCAACGCTCTCAAATTCACAGAGGAGGGATCAATAACTCTGAAAACTGCTCTTTTCTGCGATCAGGCGGATCAAACGATCCTACGTATCGAAGTGGTCGATACCGGCATAGGCATTGCCACTCAGGATAGAGATACCGTATTCAAGCCATTCTCGCAAATCGACGTCAGCCTAACCCGGCAATACAGCGGCATGGGGCTTGGATTGGCCATAACTCAGAGGATCGTGGAGGCCATGGGAGGAAAGATCGACTTCGATAGCGAGAAAGATGAAGGATCAACGTTCTGGCTGGAGATCCCAGTGACTCCAACAAGCGAGCAGGATACCGACCCCAGTCTAGCCCCATCGATCATCGAAAACGAAAGCGAGGACAAGGGAAGAGTCCTTCTAGTCGACGACCAGCTAGTCAATCTAGAGCTAGGTGAATCGATGCTTGAAAGTACCGGCCACCAAGTGGTCCGAGCCCAAAGTGGTTTCGAAGCCATCGAGCTTGCTAAGGCTGAGCGTTTCAACCTGATCATACTAGACATCAAGATGCCTCGAATGAATGGGTACGAAACCGCTAGAGCTCTACGAAAGATAGACAACGTGGGAGCTACCACTCCTATCATCGCCATGACAGCTCATGTAACGTCACGCGGTAACGAGGAATGCCTAGAGGCAGGCATGAATGATGCGCTTACGAAGCCATTCAACACGGAGCGCCTAAACTTCATCCTGAGCAAGTGGCTCAGGTCCGGCTAA
- the map gene encoding type I methionyl aminopeptidase, with translation MIVRNEEQYTAIKEASQVAATVLDRMCALVVPGMNTYDLDQAGRRFIEELEAESACYKYQVGSRVFPSWTCLSVNDEVVHGIGTLERVLKEGDIISVDVCTRYRGYIGDNCRTVPVGRVDSQLQRLLDVTEESMYDGIKNAVAGNKVGKISSAVQKKVERAGFSVIRDFVGHGVGKSLHEEPQIPNFGRPGDYQRLKRGMVLCIEPMVNMGKHKIAMGDDGWTALSADGSPSAHFEHTVLVGENGPEILTVPEGKTAPALA, from the coding sequence ATGATCGTACGTAACGAAGAGCAATACACCGCAATCAAAGAAGCCTCCCAAGTGGCAGCGACCGTGCTGGATCGCATGTGCGCGTTGGTTGTGCCAGGTATGAACACATACGATTTGGATCAGGCGGGCCGTCGTTTTATCGAGGAGCTGGAAGCCGAAAGCGCCTGCTACAAGTACCAAGTCGGTTCGCGCGTGTTCCCGTCTTGGACATGCCTCTCTGTTAACGACGAGGTGGTACACGGAATTGGAACGCTCGAACGAGTCCTCAAGGAAGGCGACATCATCAGTGTAGACGTTTGCACCCGCTATCGTGGTTACATTGGAGACAATTGCCGTACCGTTCCGGTTGGCAGGGTGGATTCCCAATTGCAGCGCTTGTTGGATGTGACGGAAGAGTCGATGTACGACGGCATTAAAAACGCGGTCGCCGGTAACAAGGTCGGCAAGATTTCCAGCGCGGTGCAGAAAAAGGTCGAGCGGGCGGGATTTAGCGTAATCCGAGATTTTGTGGGACACGGAGTGGGCAAGAGCCTGCACGAAGAGCCGCAAATCCCAAATTTTGGCCGCCCGGGAGATTACCAACGTCTCAAGCGAGGCATGGTCCTGTGTATCGAGCCGATGGTCAACATGGGCAAACACAAGATCGCCATGGGAGACGATGGATGGACAGCGCTCAGCGCAGACGGCAGCCCTTCCGCTCACTTCGAGCACACGGTTTTGGTAGGGGAAAATGGTCCTGAGATTTTGACCGTTCCCGAAGGTAAAACCGCTCCCGCACTTGCTTAA
- a CDS encoding MYG1 family protein, with translation MSDQNYRKILTHPGSAHKDDLLACCLLLAQSPAPIERREPTPEDLADPSIAVVDVGDQHAPELGNFDHHQFSKDTAPTCALSLVLQSLGLYEDARTFCEWLEPAEWFDCRGPNQTAKWLGVERDVIGKLNSPIDMTLLRRFAAKSELLPGDTIWEMMKLVGEDLVGYLTGTRQRIDFVAQHSKLWELGGLKFLFLPRVETEIDDASSGIGHFLRERGLDREVAGTIYPDKRNVGYGISRYNDHPALDYTRIEAEPDVHFAHKSGFVAKTTATETERLQQLAQKGIKA, from the coding sequence ATGAGCGACCAAAACTACCGCAAAATCCTCACCCACCCAGGGTCAGCCCATAAGGACGATCTGCTCGCCTGCTGCCTCCTTTTGGCTCAAAGCCCGGCACCCATAGAGCGCCGCGAGCCGACTCCCGAAGATTTGGCAGACCCAAGCATCGCTGTCGTCGATGTGGGCGACCAACATGCCCCAGAACTGGGCAACTTTGATCACCACCAATTTTCCAAGGACACTGCTCCCACCTGCGCTTTATCCCTAGTCCTGCAAAGCCTCGGCCTTTACGAGGACGCCCGCACTTTTTGCGAATGGCTAGAACCTGCCGAATGGTTCGATTGTCGTGGCCCCAACCAAACCGCCAAATGGCTGGGCGTGGAGCGAGACGTCATCGGAAAACTCAATTCTCCGATCGACATGACTCTACTGAGGCGATTCGCAGCGAAGTCGGAGCTTCTGCCGGGCGACACGATCTGGGAAATGATGAAACTCGTCGGAGAGGACTTAGTCGGCTACCTGACAGGTACGCGCCAACGCATCGACTTCGTCGCCCAGCATAGCAAGCTCTGGGAATTGGGCGGCCTGAAATTCCTTTTCCTGCCGCGAGTCGAAACGGAGATCGACGATGCTTCATCTGGAATCGGACACTTCCTCCGAGAGCGCGGTCTCGATCGAGAAGTGGCCGGCACCATTTATCCAGACAAGCGAAACGTGGGCTACGGGATTTCGCGCTACAATGATCATCCTGCCCTCGACTACACCCGTATCGAAGCGGAGCCAGATGTTCACTTCGCTCACAAAAGCGGTTTCGTCGCCAAAACAACCGCCACTGAAACGGAGCGCCTCCAGCAACTCGCCCAGAAAGGTATCAAAGCCTAG
- the rmuC gene encoding DNA recombination protein RmuC gives MREWDWLAALAGGVVFVWAISYFRIRSLKKSALVRSAELENKLADLEKDNAVWQERCRNAETLSDGTRGELSEARKQNAELDRQLAASRQAARDMELRVEEQKRELAELQKKLTAEFEALATRVLDANSQKFVASNKESLDKLLLPLAEKLTDFRSRVETTHDQSVKDRAELVAQLKLLGEANQQMSEEARNLTTALKGQSKTQGNWGEFILESVLEKSGLAQGREFQTQASFVGEDGRRKQPDVLIHLPDGKHLVVDAKVSLVAYERWVNEEDPQQRVTALKEHIQSLKQHVTELGKKRYDTLYQIQSPDFALMFVPIEPAFALAVQEDPSLFDFAFGQNVVIVTPTTLLATLRTVANIWRQEKQTRNAIEIAERGGALYDKFVGFFEDMKKVGEQIGRSQLAYDSAMSKLSEGRGNLVQQIERLKELGAKAKKGLPEETVELAFEDSQLEASD, from the coding sequence GTGAGAGAATGGGATTGGCTGGCAGCCTTGGCAGGTGGCGTCGTTTTTGTCTGGGCGATCAGCTATTTCCGAATCCGGTCGCTCAAGAAATCCGCGTTAGTCCGCTCCGCTGAACTTGAAAATAAGCTCGCTGACTTGGAAAAGGACAATGCGGTTTGGCAGGAGCGTTGCCGAAATGCGGAGACGCTTAGCGACGGAACACGGGGCGAGCTTTCAGAAGCTCGGAAACAAAACGCGGAGCTGGACCGCCAGCTTGCCGCCTCTCGTCAAGCGGCTCGAGACATGGAGTTGAGGGTCGAAGAGCAAAAGCGGGAGCTCGCGGAGTTGCAAAAGAAGCTGACCGCAGAGTTCGAAGCTTTAGCTACTCGGGTACTCGATGCCAACTCCCAGAAATTCGTAGCTAGCAACAAAGAGAGCTTGGATAAATTGCTTCTGCCTTTGGCCGAAAAGTTAACGGATTTTCGTAGTCGTGTGGAGACTACGCATGATCAAAGTGTGAAGGACCGGGCCGAGCTTGTGGCTCAACTGAAGTTGCTTGGTGAAGCGAATCAGCAAATGAGCGAAGAAGCTCGTAACCTCACCACCGCACTTAAAGGGCAAAGCAAGACGCAAGGAAATTGGGGCGAGTTTATCTTGGAGTCCGTGTTGGAAAAGTCAGGTTTGGCGCAAGGCAGGGAGTTCCAGACCCAAGCGAGTTTTGTAGGGGAAGACGGAAGGCGGAAACAGCCGGATGTACTGATTCATTTGCCCGATGGGAAGCACCTCGTAGTTGATGCCAAAGTAAGCCTTGTCGCATATGAGCGCTGGGTGAATGAGGAGGACCCGCAACAGCGGGTTACGGCTCTGAAGGAGCATATCCAAAGTTTGAAACAGCATGTCACTGAGCTTGGAAAGAAACGATATGATACGCTTTACCAGATCCAGTCTCCTGATTTCGCTTTGATGTTTGTTCCGATCGAGCCTGCCTTTGCCCTCGCTGTACAGGAAGATCCGAGCTTGTTTGATTTCGCATTTGGGCAGAACGTAGTGATCGTAACGCCAACGACTCTTCTCGCGACCTTAAGAACTGTCGCCAATATATGGAGACAGGAGAAGCAAACGAGAAATGCTATCGAGATCGCGGAAAGGGGCGGAGCTCTCTACGATAAGTTTGTGGGCTTTTTCGAGGATATGAAAAAGGTCGGCGAACAGATTGGGCGTAGCCAACTTGCCTACGATTCGGCGATGAGCAAATTGTCGGAAGGGCGCGGAAACTTGGTGCAGCAAATCGAGCGCTTGAAGGAATTGGGAGCAAAAGCGAAGAAGGGTTTGCCGGAGGAAACGGTTGAATTGGCCTTCGAAGATTCCCAATTGGAAGCCTCGGACTGA
- a CDS encoding metal-dependent transcriptional regulator: protein MATSTVENYIKKIYTLQFEQGAGGNVSMGELATALEVTPGTATTMVKSLAKTGLVGYTPRVGVELTGQGKELALLVLRRHRMVELFLVQVLGMDWHEIHDEAEALEHVISDRVLERIDVLLGRPELDPHGDPIPDARGIIAERDLVPLSMCKQGQRARVGRIENQEDAFLKYLEQIELTPGTQLSISQYDKQAGVMTLLFQSGEIRQLGMEAARKISVELEGVE from the coding sequence ATGGCGACCAGCACAGTAGAGAACTACATCAAGAAGATTTATACCCTGCAGTTCGAGCAAGGAGCGGGAGGCAACGTGAGCATGGGAGAACTTGCGACTGCATTGGAGGTTACTCCCGGTACCGCGACCACCATGGTGAAGTCCTTGGCCAAAACTGGACTGGTTGGCTACACGCCTCGTGTCGGGGTGGAGTTAACTGGGCAAGGCAAGGAGCTCGCTCTTTTGGTTTTGCGCCGCCACCGCATGGTTGAGCTTTTTCTGGTACAGGTCTTGGGCATGGATTGGCATGAGATTCACGACGAGGCGGAGGCGTTGGAGCACGTCATATCCGATCGAGTTTTAGAGCGGATCGATGTGCTACTGGGTCGACCCGAGCTTGATCCGCACGGCGACCCTATTCCTGACGCTCGTGGAATTATCGCTGAGCGAGACTTGGTGCCGCTCTCAATGTGCAAGCAAGGGCAACGCGCTCGAGTGGGCCGCATCGAAAATCAAGAAGACGCCTTTCTCAAGTACCTCGAGCAGATCGAGCTGACCCCGGGCACGCAACTTTCCATATCGCAGTATGACAAGCAGGCAGGCGTCATGACCCTGCTGTTTCAATCGGGAGAAATCAGACAATTGGGGATGGAAGCGGCTCGCAAGATCAGCGTGGAGCTGGAGGGGGTCGAGTGA
- a CDS encoding response regulator: MSSKYKVHIVEDDRTTRRLLENVTSMLGYDVRSYEDGQEAWNSFELERPQIVISDWKIPEIDGLELCRRLRESMKESYTYFVLVSAQKRSKPNLEAAINAGVDDFLKKPIGSDDIWNRLRVAERILNFNHQVRRLESLIPICCYCKKVRNDGDLWEQIEQYVNERTGADFTHSICPTCMDTHVRPQMESYKKSLKDKQRASTD, translated from the coding sequence ATGAGTTCCAAGTACAAAGTCCACATAGTCGAAGACGATCGTACCACACGACGCCTTCTCGAAAACGTTACCAGTATGCTCGGCTATGACGTCCGCTCCTACGAGGATGGACAAGAGGCATGGAACTCATTCGAGCTCGAGCGCCCGCAGATCGTGATTAGCGACTGGAAAATTCCTGAAATAGACGGACTAGAGCTTTGCCGTAGACTTCGCGAGAGCATGAAGGAGAGCTACACCTACTTCGTGTTGGTCAGTGCTCAAAAACGCTCCAAACCGAATCTCGAAGCCGCCATCAACGCTGGCGTAGACGACTTTCTCAAAAAGCCGATCGGCTCGGACGACATCTGGAACCGCCTACGCGTGGCCGAACGCATTCTCAATTTTAACCATCAGGTTCGCCGCCTCGAAAGCCTGATCCCCATTTGCTGCTACTGTAAAAAGGTTCGCAACGACGGAGATCTATGGGAGCAAATCGAGCAATACGTGAACGAGCGAACTGGAGCTGACTTCACCCACTCTATCTGCCCAACTTGCATGGACACTCATGTCCGGCCACAGATGGAGTCCTACAAAAAGTCGCTCAAGGACAAGCAACGCGCTTCCACCGACTAA
- a CDS encoding esterase/lipase family protein, with amino-acid sequence MEPILLIHGYSSEGSDNTAEDIYGTLPQELRKHFGTETLDINLSRWISLSDGITLDDVSFAMERALQAHASKLTEGFHVVIHSTGALVLRNWIKLFSPKPCPIKNVVHLAGANFGSGLAHIGRGQMARWARFFQGTGRGVQILDELEFGSSKTLDLHSHFIDEGNDMYRDYQVQEFCIIGSQTLPAMRHLPIRYIKEDSSDNTVRTSAGNLNYNFLRVAPTDEAFELDADEVAELVGQRQADEILDTSPIYQFDLSDIASERQAVPFSVAFETAHFGDDIGIVTGSDNRDQIVPLVKRAIATPYNEDAYAETAVAFEKAKKSTFEKAGKLRGSTFDWNKQEQYEGHAQLIFRLRDQFGTPVKDFDITIKSTPPGTNKNKLERMIEDKHLNKCTRGIITFYLRTQKFEKDSKTWTDLLDKVPTTHLEITAHEDNSDDITFAPLSIKLTPTKIRALIQTFRTTIIDVTLLRLPSSKVFSVS; translated from the coding sequence ATGGAACCTATCCTTCTCATCCACGGATACTCGTCCGAGGGCTCCGACAACACCGCCGAAGACATATACGGAACCCTGCCCCAAGAACTCAGAAAGCACTTCGGAACCGAAACGCTCGATATCAACCTGAGCCGTTGGATTTCCCTCAGCGACGGCATTACGCTGGACGATGTAAGTTTCGCCATGGAACGGGCCCTGCAAGCCCATGCAAGCAAACTGACCGAAGGCTTTCATGTGGTAATACACAGTACCGGAGCCTTGGTACTTCGCAATTGGATCAAGCTCTTTAGCCCTAAGCCATGCCCGATTAAAAACGTCGTACACCTAGCGGGCGCGAACTTTGGAAGCGGCTTGGCGCACATCGGACGAGGCCAGATGGCCAGATGGGCTCGCTTCTTTCAAGGCACCGGCCGCGGCGTGCAGATCTTGGACGAGCTCGAATTTGGCTCCAGCAAGACACTCGACCTGCATTCCCATTTCATCGACGAAGGAAACGACATGTATCGGGACTACCAAGTGCAGGAGTTTTGCATCATCGGCTCCCAGACCCTTCCCGCGATGAGACACCTCCCCATCCGTTACATAAAAGAGGATTCATCGGACAATACCGTCAGAACCTCTGCGGGTAATCTTAATTACAACTTCCTTCGTGTAGCTCCCACGGACGAGGCTTTCGAACTGGATGCGGACGAAGTCGCAGAACTGGTGGGACAAAGACAAGCCGATGAGATTTTGGATACCTCCCCGATCTACCAATTCGACTTGAGCGATATCGCTTCGGAGAGGCAGGCTGTCCCCTTCTCGGTAGCCTTCGAAACCGCTCACTTCGGCGACGATATCGGGATCGTGACCGGTAGCGACAATCGGGACCAAATCGTTCCCCTCGTGAAGCGTGCCATTGCTACGCCCTACAACGAAGACGCCTACGCCGAGACCGCTGTAGCCTTCGAAAAAGCGAAGAAATCTACCTTCGAAAAAGCGGGCAAGCTCAGGGGCAGCACCTTCGACTGGAACAAGCAGGAACAATACGAAGGCCACGCCCAGCTGATATTTCGCTTGAGGGACCAATTCGGCACGCCTGTCAAAGATTTCGATATCACAATCAAATCCACCCCGCCGGGTACCAACAAAAACAAGTTGGAAAGGATGATTGAAGACAAGCACCTCAACAAGTGCACTCGCGGCATCATTACCTTCTACCTGCGAACTCAAAAGTTCGAAAAAGACTCCAAGACTTGGACTGATTTATTGGATAAGGTACCGACAACCCATTTGGAGATAACAGCTCACGAGGACAATTCGGACGATATCACCTTCGCGCCGCTGAGCATAAAACTAACGCCAACCAAAATCAGGGCCCTAATCCAAACCTTTCGAACTACCATCATAGACGTCACTCTCTTGAGACTGCCGAGCTCGAAGGTATTCAGCGTATCCTAG
- a CDS encoding Smr/MutS family protein → MEDEPVEFPISDELDLHTFRPGEVKELLPDYFELCREKGIFKVRVIHGKGTGALRELVHAQLKKNDSVIRFELGDQTSGGWGATLVWLKQSEVTEP, encoded by the coding sequence ATGGAAGATGAGCCGGTTGAATTTCCCATTTCGGACGAATTGGACTTACACACCTTTCGGCCTGGAGAGGTCAAAGAGCTGCTGCCCGACTATTTCGAACTCTGTCGCGAAAAGGGAATTTTCAAGGTCCGGGTGATCCACGGAAAGGGTACGGGCGCTCTCAGAGAGCTGGTGCATGCCCAACTAAAAAAGAACGACTCGGTGATCCGATTCGAATTGGGCGATCAGACAAGTGGCGGCTGGGGGGCGACCTTGGTCTGGCTCAAGCAGAGCGAGGTGACTGAGCCTTAG
- a CDS encoding TonB-dependent receptor plug domain-containing protein, whose product MNVNLPTVLSSKAFLLSGFLASSLGAAEIDVVSLSLDELMEIEVTTPGKVPEAIRDTPASIYLVSRDDIETFGYSSLTEIFENVPGFYNIDNYTGVSGNFGVRGYWNGRSQNSSMAILVNGVPQMRPDLLATPMEGLGVPVEAIDRIEVSRGPNSVIYGNGAFFGAINIITNDSFNDDQLSFSTGSNGARRLAARISEFGEDFHIIVNAGYSENDGYDYDLLDMVGSDRVALLPAFGVEEGNSSLEGRLEQSSKYFQVSGAWKNLYLDYTVNDATVESFTGYPAVDEGNMRDSLNARIAIGANLNFGDYSLDTKLTYLTHETTEDFDALFVGFEGYNTREFENWEIESLLTYDAADQLRFLAGLNLQELSDFLEFTHIPAVGILNESVVIDQRHLGSLFAQANYDFSEAWSLVAGYRLEEMGEYDRYVFVNEPIDGTPLPGGRKGVFRNGTPRVSLIYQPDETQVFKLMMGDAIKIPSFNGAEFKSEHSRTIEANYTWARETLMVSASVFRNSLSDLLIQTLHLRDNGMIDYDLLGGGNVDTNGVELLVRASFSERLRGEIGVTLQDSKDAQTPDNQLSYSPDFVGHAKFSYRDGDFSASILSRYVGGMLSFYNLEENTSPLLDGGYFGEPVDAYFVSDLNLRWDNVWENVYLDFQLTNVFDEEIRYPNNPINGLLLNRGNIGHARGVFVTAGVKF is encoded by the coding sequence ATGAATGTCAATCTCCCCACTGTGTTGTCTTCCAAAGCCTTTCTTCTTTCTGGATTTCTCGCTTCCAGCTTAGGCGCGGCCGAAATCGATGTGGTTTCGCTTTCCCTCGATGAGTTGATGGAGATCGAGGTCACCACTCCCGGCAAGGTACCGGAAGCGATTCGCGATACGCCCGCCAGCATCTACTTGGTCAGTCGAGACGATATAGAGACATTCGGCTACTCGAGCCTTACGGAAATTTTCGAAAACGTACCTGGGTTCTACAACATCGATAATTACACGGGGGTTAGCGGAAATTTCGGAGTGCGTGGCTACTGGAATGGCCGTTCGCAAAACAGTAGTATGGCGATTCTGGTCAACGGAGTCCCCCAGATGCGGCCCGATTTGCTGGCGACACCGATGGAAGGGCTTGGCGTTCCGGTTGAAGCGATCGACCGGATCGAAGTTTCGCGGGGTCCCAACAGCGTCATCTATGGGAATGGCGCTTTCTTCGGGGCCATCAACATCATCACGAACGACTCTTTCAACGACGACCAGCTCAGTTTTTCTACCGGCTCGAACGGAGCTCGCCGCCTTGCGGCTCGCATCTCAGAATTTGGAGAGGACTTTCACATCATCGTAAATGCAGGCTACTCTGAGAACGACGGGTATGACTACGATCTACTGGACATGGTAGGATCCGACCGTGTCGCCTTGCTACCCGCGTTTGGCGTCGAGGAGGGTAATTCGAGCTTAGAGGGGCGTTTGGAGCAAAGCAGTAAATACTTTCAAGTATCGGGGGCGTGGAAAAATCTTTACCTAGACTACACGGTCAATGACGCGACGGTCGAGTCGTTCACCGGATATCCTGCGGTCGACGAAGGCAATATGCGAGATAGCCTTAACGCTCGTATCGCGATAGGGGCGAATCTTAATTTTGGCGATTACAGCCTTGATACCAAGTTGACCTATCTTACCCACGAAACGACAGAGGATTTCGATGCTCTCTTCGTGGGATTCGAAGGCTACAATACCCGCGAATTTGAAAATTGGGAAATTGAATCGCTTCTGACCTACGATGCGGCGGACCAATTGCGTTTTTTAGCAGGGCTAAATCTACAGGAGCTATCGGATTTTCTGGAGTTCACCCATATTCCAGCGGTGGGGATCTTAAATGAGTCGGTAGTGATAGACCAACGACACCTAGGGTCACTTTTTGCTCAAGCGAATTACGATTTTTCGGAGGCGTGGAGTTTGGTGGCCGGATATCGTCTAGAGGAGATGGGAGAATACGATCGCTATGTTTTTGTGAATGAACCGATAGACGGAACACCTCTTCCTGGAGGGCGAAAGGGGGTCTTTAGGAATGGGACGCCACGTGTTTCACTCATTTATCAGCCGGATGAAACTCAAGTCTTCAAATTGATGATGGGGGACGCGATCAAGATACCCAGCTTCAATGGCGCTGAATTCAAGTCTGAGCATTCTAGAACGATCGAAGCCAATTACACTTGGGCTAGAGAAACCTTAATGGTTAGTGCCAGCGTATTTAGGAATAGCCTTAGCGACTTGCTAATTCAGACCTTGCATCTTCGCGATAATGGCATGATCGACTATGATCTGCTAGGTGGCGGAAATGTGGATACAAATGGCGTGGAACTGTTGGTTCGGGCGAGTTTCTCGGAACGGCTGAGAGGCGAGATCGGCGTTACTCTGCAAGATTCGAAAGACGCTCAGACTCCGGATAATCAATTGAGCTATTCGCCGGATTTTGTGGGGCATGCGAAATTCTCCTATCGCGACGGAGATTTTTCTGCATCGATATTGAGTCGGTATGTTGGAGGTATGCTTTCCTTCTACAATCTTGAAGAAAACACCTCGCCCCTGCTTGATGGCGGCTACTTTGGCGAACCAGTAGACGCTTACTTTGTGAGTGATTTGAATTTACGCTGGGACAACGTTTGGGAAAACGTTTATCTGGATTTTCAGCTTACGAACGTATTCGATGAAGAAATACGTTACCCCAATAACCCGATCAATGGGTTGCTGCTAAACCGAGGAAACATCGGGCATGCTCGCGGCGTTTTTGTTACGGCGGGAGTCAAGTTTTAG